A portion of the Saimiri boliviensis isolate mSaiBol1 chromosome 1, mSaiBol1.pri, whole genome shotgun sequence genome contains these proteins:
- the ISOC1 gene encoding isochorismatase domain-containing protein 1 — protein sequence MAAAEPAVLALPSSGGVGAGAPSGTVPVLFCFSVFARPSSVPHGAGYELLIQKFLSLYGDQIDMHRKFVVQLFAEEWGQYVDLPKGFAVSERCKVRLVPLQIQLTTLGNLTPSSTVFFCCDMQERFRPAIKYFGDIISVGQRLLQGARILGIPVIVTEQYPKGLGSTVQEIDLTGVKLVLPKTKFSMVLPEVEAALAEIPGVRSVVLFGVETHVCIQQTALELVGRGVEVHIVADATSSRSMMDRMFALERLARTGIIVTTSEAVLLQLVADKDHPKFKEIQNLIKASAPESGLLSKV from the exons ATGGCGGCTGCGGAGCCGGCGGTCCTTGCGCTCCCCAGCAGCGGCGGTGTGGGCGCGGGGGCGCCGTCGGGCACGGTCCCGGTGCTCTTCTGTTTCTCAGTCTTCGCGCGACCCTCGTCGGTGCCGCACGGCGCGGGCTATGAGCTGCTCATCCAGAAGTTCCTCAGCCTGTACGGCGACCAGATCGACATGCACCGCAAATTCGTGGTGCAGCTCTTCGCCGAGGAGTGGGGTCAGTACGTGGACTTGCCCAAGGGCTTCGCGGTGAGCGAGCGCTGCAAGGTGCGCCTCGTGCCGCTGCAGATCCAG ctCACTACTCTGGGAAATCTTACACCTTCAAGCACTGTGTTTTTCTGCTGTGATATGCAAGAAAGGTTCAGACCAGCCATCAAGTATTTTGGGGATATTATTAGTGTGGGACAAAGATTG ttgcaaGGGGCCCGGATTTTAGGAATTCCAGTTATTGTAACAGAGCAGTACCCTAAAGGTCTTGGGAGCACTGTTCAAGAAATCGATTTAACAGGTGTAAAACTAGTACTTCCAAAGACCAAATTTTCAATGGTATTACCAGAAGTAGAAGCAGCATTAGCAGAGATTCCCGGAGTCAGGAGTGTTGTATTATTTGGAGTAGAA ACCCATGTGTGCATCCAGCAAACTGCCCTGGAGCTAGTTGGCCGAGGAGTTGAGGTTCATATTGTTGCTGATGCCACCTCATCAAGAAGCATGATGGACAGGATGTTTGCCCTCGAG CGTCTAGCTCGAACCGGGATCATAGTGACCACAAGTGAGGCTGTTCTGCTTCAGCTGGTAGCTGATAAGGACCATCCAAAATTCAAGGAAATTCAGAATCTAATCAAGGCGAGTGCTCCAGAATCGGGTCTGCTTTCCAAAGTATAG